Proteins encoded within one genomic window of Panicum virgatum strain AP13 chromosome 1N, P.virgatum_v5, whole genome shotgun sequence:
- the LOC120654926 gene encoding alpha/beta hydrolase domain-containing protein 17C-like: protein MGAVTSTVAARFAFFPPNPPSYGVELPPPPPAAAAAPAAGAAAAEGEEVKEKGGGGGGGGGSRVVELTGVPRRGNVEARRLRTKRGTEVVAMHVRQAGAKLTLLYSHGNAADLGQMYELFVELSSHLNVNLMGYDYSGYGQSSGKPSEQNTYADIEAVYRCLIETYGASEDNIILYGQSVGSGPTLDLASRLTRLRAVVLHSPILSGLRVMYPVKHTYWFDIYKNIDKIPLVRCPVLVIHGTADEVVDCSHGRALWELAKVKYEPLWIKGGNHCNLELYPEYIKHLKKFVGAIEKSPPPPPIDESTEASGPSDRAPTEPECAADDSRKSIDCRDKARPSVDQRHSTDRREKARGSTDRRDKGRKSVDHPEKPRVSVDQPDRPRKSIDRFGGMMKSVRLCNIDCFKVTATSGS, encoded by the exons atggGCGCCGTCACCTCGACGGTCGCGGCCCGCTTCGCCTTCTTCCCGCCGAACCCGCCGTCGTACGGGGTGGagctaccgccgccgccccctgccgccgccgcggcgccggcggcgggggcggcggcagcggagggggaggaggtgaaggagaagggaggcggaggcggaggcggaggcggcagcaGGGTGGTGGAGCTCACCGGCGTGCCGCGGAGGGGCAacgtggaggcgcggcggctgcggacCAAGCGGGGCACGGAGGTGGTCGCGATGCACGTGCGCCAGGCGGGCGCCAAGCTCACGCTGCTCTACTCCCACGGCAACGCCGCCGACCTCGGCCAGATGtacgagctcttcgtcgagctcAGCTCGCACCTCAACGTCAACCTCATGGG CTATGACTATTCTGGTTATGGGCAATCCTCTGGGAAG CCTAGTGAGCAGAACACTTATGCTGATATAGAAGCTGTATACAGATGCCTCATAGAAACCTATGGAGCTTCTGAGGATAATATCATTCTTTATGGCCAATCGGTGGGCAGTGGTCCTACTTTGGATTTAGCATCCCGATTAACTCGTTTGAGAGCAGTTGTCCTGCATAGCCCGATTTTGTCTGGCTTAAGAGTGATGTATCCTGTAAAACATACATACTGGTTTGACATATACAAG AATATCGACAAAATTCCATTAGTCAGGTGTCCTGTGCTAGTGATACAT GGTACAGCGGATGAGGTTGTTGACTGTTCCCACGGGAGGGCTCTGTGGGAACTTGCTAAGGTGAAGTACGAGCCGCTATGGATCAAAGGCGGAAACCACTGTAACCTTGAACTGTACCCGGAGTACATCAAGCACCTGAAGAAATTTGTGGGGGCCATCGAGAAATCACCGCCCCCGCCTCCGATCGACGAGTCTACGGAGGCCTCGGGCCCGTCGGACCGTGCCCCGACGGAGCCCGAATGCGCAGCGGATGATTCGAGGAAAAGCATAGACTGCCGGGACAAGGCGAGGCCGAGCGTAGATCAGAGACACAGCACGGATCGGCGGGAGAAGGCAAGGGGCAGCACGGATCGGCGGGACAAGGGCAGGAAGAGCGTGGACCACCCCGAGAAGCCCCGGGTCAGTGTCGACCAGCCTGATCGGCCGAGGAAAAGCATCGACCG GTTTGGGGGCATGATGAAGTCGGTGAGGCTGTGCAATATCGATTGTTTCAAGGTGACAGCAACTTCCGGGAGCTGA